The nucleotide window ATTTATTGTTTGTCCATAGTCAGTATTTATATGGAATAGGCAGATGTGATAGTTAGAATTCTGAAAGTTTGATTTTTTCAGTTCACAGCAATAAACTTTCTCCTCAGTTCACAGCAATAAACTTTTTCCTCTGTTCACAGCAATAACATCAACCCTTATGCCTACTAACTACAAGCAAAAACTGTTGCCTCTTGTTTTATCCTTTTTACATACAAAACTCACTCAATCCAAATGGGGTCACTCCTTTCATCTtcattggaggaggaatccaGTGAACTCAATCACCACTCCCATATTACTCTGTTGAAGAACACTTGTAAGGCCCTCTAGTACCCTCCTTTGAGCGCCACCACTAGTGGTAAACCCATAATCTCATCATATCCCGTGTTCTCTGTTGATGGTTGCAACAATGCCATTATCAAATAGCCCGGTGCCATCCAAAGGCACATCGTCTTATTAACTTCCACATGAACAACATCATTGTCAACCCAACAACCAAGTTAGAGTCTTTTCCTTTCTCAGAATTTATACTTTTGGCAACATGATTATTTCTGTATGTTGTGAATCAAGGGTATTGTAGAACTTTAAATCATCCTTGTTCCTTGATCAAAACTTTATGTCCACATTCCTAATCAGGGATATTATCCATCATTCCCTTTCATCGTTTTCTTCCAGTACGGTGAATGATGAACATTATAACATCAGTAGCATACTGTGAATGTGACTGTTATATCCAAATGCATGTAAtaatggtgacatctctatttcaCAACCACGGTCAAAACTTGAAACTTTTCATGTTCCtccattttatgttctctttggcTCCTGTAATTGCTACACCTTGCAATTTTtggttccttctttttcttcttttgtggtTGATAAATCATGTAGAAATGACTAAAGTTGACTAACACTAACCCCAACCCAGTTTGGTCAATTTTCAATGCCAACTTTTGGTGACAATGCCAAATTTGAATACCTTAATAAACATCAACAAGTATCAATCGTATCATATTAGATGTTGATGTCATGAACAATGATTAAGGAATTGGTCCATGGGAGGTGAAACATTTGTGATTCTTAAAAATAATGAAGCCATACATGCAACAAGTCGGTTTACTATCTTATATGGTTAAGTTCTTTCACATGAGTTTAGAATGGAGAATGCACCTTCTTTGAGCAACTTTCAGGAGAAAATTATCTCCACTCTTATTTTACGAATTTCTAATATGAGTAAGAAGATAGTTTTATACATGACACTATCTCTGATATATTTTCCTCAAATGGTCAAGTTCAAGAAAATGCTTCTCTGAAAGAGCTTGAGATTGAATGTGTCATTGATCTTATTTTTCACAAGTTTCTGGTGGAAGCTAGAGAATAATATTGAATTCCAACTCTGGAGATTTGGTTTGTGCTTTGTACAACACTTGCTGACACAATGATAGCAAATTATATCTCGTGAATTCTACAATTCTGTAGATACTAAGAGTATGTGCCTCCACGATGAACTGATGACCCATGAAATGCTCAACACATTATAAAAAAGTCTCCTCAAATAAACTTATAACCAGCTGAACAAATAAAGAATAGAGGCAGCAATAGCGACACATGTCGTACTTATGACATAAATGAATTATTCATCTTTACCTCAAATTGTATAATTTGTAGATTCATATGGTGATATGTTTCTATCAAAAGGATGAGCCTCATAGAAGATCAATACTTCATGGTTAATTTGTGATTAATCCTAGCTTAATATAATGTCTACCCATATCCATGTCGGCCATACAAAAAGATGCTCTATATGAGTATGCACCATGACATGTGTTGTTTGCAATGCAGTACAAAATAATGCAAGCCTTGCAAGattataatttaatctacataAACCCTAAAAAAACATAAAAACGATGAGTAAATACAATTTCATAAACTAATTTGATGCTCCTATCAAAGTTGACAGGAAATAGGATGTCATCAGTTTGGTTTACTATCTTATCGAATTCCAAAGAGGTAGAAGGAGAGGGGAAGAACTTGAAAGCACAGGTGATGGAACAGAAGTAAGACATCTAATGCTTTCATCATTAGAACACTGGATGAAAAGAAGGTCTATGTTGACCAGTCTAGAAGAGCATAGAAGATGAATCTTCAGCAAATTGCCATTTTGATGCAAACATGCGAACAAACAATCATCTGAAGGACAGGAGCTTTTCATTGAagctaatacaaatggattccgtCAATTGATCCAGAGTCAAAACCTTAATCAGGTTCATGTTGAAGGAAGCAGCAAAACAGAGTAATAGCTTGAACAGAGAAATGTCAGAACAGGTGGTATTACCTGAGAGATCGGTCAACGCTGCTTGCCCTTGACTGCATATTTCTTGGCATCCTCCCTAAGCTTCTCAGTGTATCCCTCAATAGGTGGCGTCAGCGTCGCCATGAAGCGATTTGCCGGGAACGGGGTGAAATCCGGGACCATTGCGGCCGCGCGGAGGTGGTCCGGTAGAGCAGCGATCGCCTCCTTCTTAAGTTTTAAGAGTGCTGTCTCGGCAGCTTGCCTCGCTCTGTGCTTTCGCATCAGGAACCGACTGTACTCCTTGGCGAGCCGACTGCCATCCTCCACGGTGAGCTCGTACTTGGGGATGGCCTCTTTATCGACGAGACCAAGGGAAATGTAATCAAGCCCCGGTGTGCCCATGATCACAGGCTCCTCCTCGGGGCCAGTCTTGCCGGACTTGGCGCGGGCCTTGGC belongs to Musa acuminata AAA Group cultivar baxijiao chromosome BXJ1-11, Cavendish_Baxijiao_AAA, whole genome shotgun sequence and includes:
- the LOC135597011 gene encoding uncharacterized protein LOC135597011, whose protein sequence is MMRTLQMTISTSLKALISPQNHQFLRRCPVSGTAKGKAKLKAGQPLKRSTIRTKKASGSGGDAPRGGRSRNEAIERLKRMADSCLNAPTPIRYLSAKDRRREAEREKLGLISKERQREIDQAKARAKSGKTGPEEEPVIMGTPGLDYISLGLVDKEAIPKYELTVEDGSRLAKEYSRFLMRKHRARQAAETALLKLKKEAIAALPDHLRAAAMVPDFTPFPANRFMATLTPPIEGYTEKLREDAKKYAVKGKQR